In the genome of Harmonia axyridis chromosome 4, icHarAxyr1.1, whole genome shotgun sequence, the window GCGGAGCCTTTCTTCTCCGTTGCCCAAACTCTATCGAAGGGCCCACAACTTATGCTACTCAAAGGTTTATCCGAGTTGACATGCTCCCAGCCGTTACCCTATAGAATGAGAATATTATTACACTATGCTTTTTCCAGGGCTTTTTATGATGATCCGACGAACTTTCCTgtctgaaatgtcgaaatataaGTCCACCAACACAAGTTTCTTCTGTTTCACaaactaaatcagaaattaCAGTGATAGTTAGAAGTAATGATTTTGTAGTTTAATGTTTTATTGCTTAACGTTAAAATAGGCATTAAAAAGGTATAATAATATGATAAAAGGTTTACGCAGTCAAAGGAAGCAGCCAACAATATTGCAACACAAATATTAACTGTTGGTCAATGACAATTCATTTGACCGCCTATAAGAGCAAACTTCATATTTGTCGTTCAAAAGCTGAGCTTTCAACAGCAAAAAGGGGAAGTTTTATGGTTAAATAAACATAAGCAACCTAATCAAATACTGttcaaatagagaaaaaataaaaagctatattcttttcattgaaattcaccAGTATAATTATAAAACTCTATTTTACCATAGGGTTCTTCTTGGACACGCCCACTCGTATAATTGGTTGACCACCAGAAGCCAACGCCCAGACACTGATCACAGATTCCATATCGTCTCTGACAGGTGACAATGAGACATCTATCAGTTTTGTGTGACCAAGCTCATGCCATGGTCCAATTGTAGACACGGCGCATCTTCTGTACCAACGTCTTCTCCTACAAAGGTTTTGTTACAGAActaatcaagaaaatagttcttTAATCATTAACTCACCTTACGTAatcagtgaaatttttgctgGCATGGAAATTAGCAGGAAAATCAACGGCATACTGCCAACCATCCTTATCTACCCCGCCTGGCACGTGATAATCAACCATCCAGTCAGAAATCCATTGCCAGTGTTTCGACTGAAGTTTAACCTGATCTTTCAGACGTTTTTGTTTACCTGAAGCATCACTCCACATAGGTCTGTCGGTTGGTAAAcctttgaaaggaaaaaattcgaattgaatAAATCTTGCTTTCTACACATAGATTCTTCAGTCCAAATAGGAAACTTTGGTGGAAATAACAATCCAAAGTTTTGTAATAGGCTATTTGATGAAGTTTTCTAGACATTTAGTGATGTTTCTTGAGCATGGTATATTAATTGTCAAGTACGGTAAACATATTTCACCAGAAGACATTAGTGTCTCAATTTGGGTTATTAATGCAAATTTAAACTTAATTGTGATAAATTCCAcccattaatttttcaaattaactgcaaattcaaattcaattttaaaaaatggtaaaatcattttctctatttcagtatcgtaatgagttcattacagttctaaaaacagtgctgtaatgaactcattacagcatcgttttcagttatatttttcgttttgtggttgtccctactgacttccaatcctatcaaatttcaacaaacgtcaataattgtcaatataatataatttggatgcctataatgaaatgatttgcaacattatttgcactttctctcaattctggtggtgttaaatcgattttgtcagacataattcacgaatttaatgcgaaattgtaaattatttcaaaattctaaaggtacgattcatattcaaattccgtaatctgtcaatttttgtaacagtctcaccaactgccaagatacaataccaAAGTTACTAGGAGATATTATCtgcatttttcattgaatttcgacaatatttcacaaaacttaactgaaatagagaaaatatcgtctaatactcgttgcagaagacaattctgcccattctgcaacttgttttagaatatactattgttaCTGCTGTACAAAGTGACAACATAGTCTTGTAAGATAGCTTTTACGACCAATCCAATGCAGAATGTGAGATGACAGATTTGAAGTCAAAACTCTTCTTTGATAGATGGTTCCTTCTCAAATCTTATCAAATTATAGCCATCTTTGTTTATCTAATCAACATGACAGAATTTATGTCCTTTTCTAttcatggaatatttccataaatatcgtttagtcatttttgcattgaaaaatacaatGGTTGGCAGAACTGCTTTCTGTAACACAAATTTGAAAGATAATAGATAATTCCGTGGCAGCAGATTTctaagtaccaacatataataataaaatataaccatgaaatctgtgtgaaactgagatattcccgcacgattttgttgaACAAGGGAtgacagaatgaacggattttccacagaattagagaaagaacaTTTCAATATTGGCTTTTTCCTTAAATAACTTAAAGGATTTTCAATCCTTTACTAACCTGCTGAAGCAAAACCTGTGACAGGATTCCACCTTTGGTTCTCGTAAAGCCTGTAATCCTGGGAATCGGTCATAGGATGTACATTATGACTCTCCATATTGCCTAGGAAACCTCCACCCCATCCTTCTGTATAAACCCAAGCTGTCTGGTCATGTCCAATGGCCCACGTAACTCCAACATTGCAACATTCTACTTTGCGGACATGGCCTCCAATCTGTCGCCAAAAGACACTGTACGGATCTATGATCATTTCGGGACTTTTGATCACCAATCTGAAAGGCTGGAGCCTGCCCCAAATACTCAAGTGAGACACCGACTGAGGGGGGAGTCTATGTCTATATgtacaaaatttttcattattcacagATATGACATAAGCATCTTCGGTTGTTTCAATCTTTATCGTGAACTCTTGACCTTTAGTAAAGAGCATGGGGCCGTCTTTCTCTTCTTTGCCCCATTTCCCGTCAATCATAGTATTTCTCACAACGCAACCTTCACTAAACCGTGGATTTATGTGAAGAACTATATTCTCAAACTCAGTGAAAGATTTACTTTTGAGTTTGTAAGTATTTTCAGCTTCTAAATTGATTCCTATTCTTTCGGCGTCATCTCCTACACATCCAGAAAGAGTGATAATAGATCCAAGAGAACATCCTAAcaaggaaattaaaaaaaaatcaatattaatgTTAGTGTTAgtataacaataaaataaatttaaaaaatcaaaagttaaaatacaatcaaaatatattttattcaagagCTTTGATCATGCAGAAAGTACAAACATACACTGCTCcaagaatttaaaattaaaatttaattccGGAATAAAAAGAttctagaatagttatttattgtaCAAGTACAGAAGACATTCTTCCACAAATTCAGAATTCATAACCAATCATCAAGTGGCAAGTTCTTGAATGAACAAGTGTTGAAATgaaccttctgtacgagtatttcTATAAATATCGTTCAGGGGTTTTTacattggaaaatgttggttggtagaactgttttctgtacacaaatttgacagataatacaTAAATCTGTGACAGAAGAGTACCatgtaccaacatataataatgaaactgagatattcccacatgattttgttctacaaggtatgacCGCATAAACAAATTCACCATAAAATTAGGGAAATGAAATTCCTCACCAACTCTCAAAGGTATTTTGATTGGTGATTCTTTTCCACTAAGATCATACTTCTGGACATAAAACTCGTCTTCTCTAAGCTGATGTTTCTCCAGTTCAGTAGGATCCCAAACAAAAATATCTCCCAATTTAGTAACAGCCCATACACATGAATCACTCGGTTtaccttgaaaaaaataaataaacgttGTCAAAACAATTCATTTCAATGATAAATATGTAGAAAAGTACCAGTAATGTTGTGAATCTTTAAACAAGCTGTGTGAAGATGAGTCTGCCATTCTTCAAGTAAATTGTCGCTTGTGAACTGAAGCTGGACCACTGGAGGGACCAATCTTGGAATGAATAAGGCCAATCTTGGATTACCTGGCTCGGTGCAGTTTTGAATACATGTGATTTGGCTTAAACTGAAGGATGTCTGAAAGCATAAAATCGAATTCAAGTGAAAAGGAGACTTTGGTTTTAAACTATACAACTGTAGTTTAGTTGTATATTAAATATCAAGAATGGTAAAATCCTAttttatcgatggaacacaTTGGTAGTTTGTTATGGTCATAGAGTTTTTCGCAAGCAAAATTCAAAACTGAAACTCACCATTGTGGAAGCACCATCTGGGTTTAACACCGTCAAAGTACCATTATTCTGCAGCCACTCCAGTTGAAGAGAACACTCGAGAAACGGCCTTTTCTTCATACTAACTCTGGCTTCACCTGTGTGAACCCAAGAGGAAGTATCTACCGCCATTTCATATTTACCAAACTCCTCCGAATTTGGAAGTCTTGCCTTCAAAGATTCAAGAATCTGCTTACGCCACGGTTGATCTAACTCTTCAATACTAGATCCTAAAGATATTTCAGAGATATAAAATATTGTAGATGGGattttcatgttgaaaaaattgcCGATATAGTTACGGAGATTTTCACGATCAAATGTTTCGAATGGGtgaatcaattttattgaaatgaataacgACAATTACTTATTTCAGTCTTGAACTTTATCACGATGCGATTCTCATTCCATTAGCAATTATAAAATGAAGTCTACCTTGAAGGTCCAATAACAATATTTAAGAGTTGGACGAAATTATTTTCCTATTTGCGAATTTGCACAATAGATGAATTAACGaatttcgaatttcaaattAGAATGCGAATTTTTACgtctttattattttgttaaatAGATCACACAATGCAcaactataaaattaaaaatagctTCTCTCTTAGAGAATATctcaaatcataaaaataattgaataaatatctcaaataaagaaaattatttcgaatcaaatattcaaattccttTAATTGCGAAACGAACAGGGATAAAGGCCGTTGAAAAAGTTCTTTTTACgttgtttcaattcaaaatctCGCGCTTAAATGGGTTGTCTGGATTGTTTTTGTCGCCGAGTTGGCAGAACTGACCTCTAGAGTTTGGACGTCATTTGTCATTTGCTTTGTTATGCCTAATCTAACCTAACCTCAAAGTGGGTTTTGCTTTTGCCTGTTTTGTCATCCTTATAAATCgattttcgaaatagaatatGGACGAATTAACTaagatcaaaatttcaaatcaaaggaTTTCAATAAGTAATAGgtattgaaatattatatgtataaGCAACCCAATTCTGGAAACAAACTGGTTAGCTGTTTATTCGGTAGAGACATTATTTGGATCAATTTATTTGTCTTACTGCAAAACAAAATAGTTTGACCTACgaaatatttccaaattaaTTGTATCTTTGAATCAAGGAgacttttctattttatttgttGTATGTTTTCTCCGAGTATATTTTAATCAATTTGTTTGTTGTTCGCTTTAAAATTTTCGCATTTGTTATAGTTTTGGATACTGAATTGGATCATCTTCCGCAGAAAAATACTTAAAACTACTATCAAGAATATCCATACTTTACAAAGTACTGCCCGACACCAATGCAAagataacattatattttcagGCTACAACCTCATTTTGATTTCTATCGTCACAATAGTGGTGTTCTTTTATTCATGACAGATCCACCCTGATTAAAACACAATGAGCTGTCAGATGGCTCATTAGGTGTAGAACAAAAGAACGAGTTGCATCGGTGATAAAAAGAATGAGTGACAGAACGATTTGATGCAACCGTAGTTGAAGCGCTGAATACTTTGCTGAATTAAAGAACACCACTAAGACACATGCTTGGAGTTTGTAACATTTGAAATGACAGATGACAGTCAGATATTTGTGCACAAACATGTTACTTTTGGTTTCTCAATCCCTCATTAAACTTTGTCTTTTTCTTGTCTATTTTAAAAGTTAATATATGTCTTTTTGAAACTTGTTCCAAGGCTAATTATAGAGCTGCAAATTCTTCACAGTTATGGTTATGTTGAAGAATGAGGGATTAATATCACATTTTCAATGTTACCATCCACAAAGCATGAAGTGAAATTACCAAAAGCATTACTTATTTCTATGATGGATACTGTCTGTCCCTTACTAATTATGGACAAgccatcgagatagaatagagaGGAGACGCTATGAGCTGTTATCGTGATGGAAAAAAATGACCAGTAGGCGGGGCTAATTCTATTACTAAAATTGGAGAAAGATCAGGATTAATTAAGTAAAATTTCACGaaggaatacaaaaataaaccTTGTTCATCACTTTTTAAACAGTCTAAGCATTGTtcacaaacaatttttgtttcaaataatatacaacatatcctgccatataaattataatatatttagagTATGGTGAAGATGGATATGCAGATATGCAAAAATTGTGAATACGGATCTGTTCACTACTAATGAAATGTTATTGGTCAAAAGTTGACTGAGATCTACATTCAAAATGGCGAAGTGGTACCGCTTTAAGTCACATGATGTCGTCTCCcctctattctatctcgatgggACAAGCCTATAGTTTCCCTAAGTTTGGGAAACAAAGAAGAAGAGATTTTTTACTAATTTTACTAATTCAtgtcaaacaaatgaaaattgtgTTGGTAAACCtgacattttgacatttcacaaGGATAAGTTCGGTTGTAGTTCATGTTTGACTCAAGCGTCAAAAATAGACCTGAAGGCATGCATATTTCAAGCATGGATTGTCAGGCTAAGCAATAGACATGAAAAAGGCCTATAGTACATAAAGGTTTTACAGTTGTAAGAACGAGCCTTAAGTAATCTCTATACAATGAAAAAACTCACCATTTCCTATGGTGAACCAATTCGGAATGAGCCCATTTTCTACACTACAAGCTCCTGCCTCAACCCACGACCAAGGCGCTTCGTACTCGGCCCAACCAAGTTCCTCATCGTCTGCATAAATACAGGAATCCTTACTACTCCAGATACTTTCGTCGGTATCTGCTCGTGCTTCCACACCAACCACAGAACCGACAGAATGGACCGGACTCCAGGCCTTGGGATTCTTGGGCTGAGCCTCGAATTTGGTACTCAAATCGCCAACTGGAAGAGATGTGGGTACTGTTGGCGCTGAATGGGACTGTTCGTTGAAATCGCAGAGGGCGGAAGACTCGTACATGCTACTTGGCCTACTCTGGAATTTTGATAAACTATAAAACATGAAATGTATGACATTATGGTTGAAGATCAAGGGCAACCAAAGTTAGTTATTCCATGATTAGCAAAATGTGTGGCATTAAATACTCTTTGCCCAATTGTATATTTAAAGGTCTATTTATGAACATATGATAACATATTATCTGATCTCTTTCAAACAACtactgaataaaaatattaaattaaattaatataaaatattctcaACCCTTATTACACTAGgcctttttttatttcttatagAGAGCTTGCCTTCAGTCCTAATTTTGACGCTTGAATCAGGCAGCAAAACTTTCctctgaaatgtcaaaatacaGGTtgaccaacaaaattttcatctgtTTGATATGACATTACTCAAATTATAAAGGACATTGACTATAACATAAATGTTATAGTCAATGCATTTTTAACTTCACTCCATAGTGCAATGATTGGATAATTGGATAATATCAATACATAAAATGTGATAATGATCCCTTAAAAATTCACAAATAAGACATaaacataacctcaaaaataaCCTGTGGAAAATgccaaatttttcaaagttaaATGCTCTGAGATAAAACTCAAGAAGGCATAGtgtaatattaattattaatcaatcatcaatgaatacaaaataattacaaaatgaaTAGTCGGCTAGTTCTATATTCAAGACAAtccatataaataaatacaatgAATTCTCACCAGCATTTGGGTACTACGATGAAACTTATCCCTGTTTAGACTAGCATTACTACTGGCACGGCTTACTTGAAGTGGTGCAGTTAAAGTTCTCCATCTTTTGCCTGTAAGATCAAACTGAGAAACCTCTGTACGAAAGTATACCCTTCTATCATCAGCACCAATGCCGAACACTTGATCGTTGGAACAGACTGATATAAGGGCCATTCTTCCAACCATTTCAATCCAGCCTGAACCTATAGCTAAATCTTCACTCATGCCTGCGCCTTCTCCTGGAAAACTTAATGTTGGTATTCCCGAAAATTTCAATCTCCATAGCATAGTTGACCTCTTATTAAACTATCTTTGTCATATCTATTTTAACacctattttattattatttgtaggaTGAAATACTCATAGATGTCACTATATCTTTTTGACATTTGTTTCAAGGCTTATGAAaaccttgaagtttttttttaggttatattcatcaacttttgaaaaattattatcatattttctATATTAATACAATTATACATAtacgaaaaattgaaataacagaAGCATTACTCATTACTATCATAGATATTGTCCTTCCTAATTTGAGTTGTAACATCAAACAGataaaaatagatgaaaaaGATAGAAATTCTGTTGGTCGATCTGACAATTTGACATTTCACAGGCAAAAGTTTGGTTAAGTTTGATACCGACTCAGGCATCAAAAATAGGCCAGAGGACATGCGCATTTCAAGAATTGACCATCAGACTCAGAAATAGACATGAAAATGTCCTAGTTTAGTAAGGGGTTAACTCAATGATTTAATTTATAACCTTTTACGCCTTTTCTAAACCACACTTGCTTATCTTGAGTAACTGCCCAAACTGCATTAGTCCCAACAGAAagttggataattttgagagagTTAGTTCCAGGATTTCTCACTTCTACCCAATTAACACCTTGTAAATTATCCCTAGTCACTCCTACCCGCACTATAGCTCTTCCACATGCCAAAGTTGCCCAGGTTAAACCTGTCGGACCTACATTCAACTGAATAACTTCGTTTCCAAGTGGGACAGCTATTTCAGACCAACGAGTTCCTTCAGGCGATTTTGCACTTACTCCTACCCTAAACATAACCTAAAATATAATTCAAGAATGATTGATGATCACAatgaaataatagaaatatttattacGTACTCTATTCAGAGATGTGATAGCCCACACAATCATGGTACCTTCCTCTGCTCCTACTACAGATTGACCACCAACAGAGATATCTATGAAGGGTTCCTGTAAACACAGAAGGCAAGTAGAATCAAATTATTTATGCTGGTTCCTTATTTTCTAGGCAGAAACTAAGATGCCTAGAAATACTGGTGTACCAACGCATTGTTGGAAAAAAGTTCAAGATAAAATTGGCGTCTTTTGTAGTGAACAAGTTTTTTGGATTTAATTCAGATTGACGATACTTCTGTTGATTTCCGCATAGTTTTCAATGGCGCTCACAACTAACTCCACTGTCATTTCTATAGAAAAAAGGCTACTTATTTGTAGCGTCATCTACAGAAGAAAAGATGTATTGGCAATTCCCAGTGCGGGTTCCTTGAACTATCttcaacaaaatctaatcagttgACACATCAGTATTTCACGACATCTTCTCAAAAACTATTAGAAATGCCAAATAGACTCAGAACTGTATtactatgaaaataaaaatctagGGGTTagcaatataattttattagcAACTTATTAATAGTCATTCTGCATTCACTTCCAATTGTTTTTAATTCTTTATATAATCATTTGACTTTACAGTTCAAACacttactttaaaaaaaaaatgcaaaccTTTAAAATTCAGTCAGATTTCAACATTCTAATATGAATAACGAACTCACACTAGTAGCATCCTTATGAAGGGGGGCAATAGCACACCAAGAATTCATGGCGCTGTATCTTCTTGATCGAACCCACAACCTCCTTCTTACACAACTCGTCCATTGCTTCTTTGGATGAAATTGTGTGGGAAAATCCATAGCATAAGTCCAACCATTGTGATCTAATGGTTGTCCATCTAAAGTTAACTCAATTTTCCAATCACCTTCCCACTGCCAGGCCATAGAGGGAAGACGTATTTTATCCAATGACCGATCGCAAGATCCATCtgcatttgaaaatcgaaatctATCAGTCGGTAGTAATTTGGATGAAAAACCTTCAATCGGATACCATCTCTAGAAAGATATGATAAAGAGGCGACCTTGTAGAATTGAATCAAACATATACCTCATTTTCATATGATTCTTCTCTAACTCTAATAGGAATATCTAAACCATGGACATAAACATATATCTGATGATCACCGCCCACTGCCCACAAGAAATGGGGTAAGGCAGACAACTTCTTGAATTCTTGTCCAGCATAAGGTAATTCTCTCCAAAAGGAACCTGTAGTGGAGAGTGTATGTACTCGTCCTTCATTATTTATTCCAAATAAATGAGAACTAGGCATACTTCATGCAAATTACTAGgtccaatatttttttaattctacaAAACCATattgtgatgaataaaattgCAAGACAGGGTTGTAAGGAATGGATGATAGCTAATACATAATAAAAAGTTTGCTTAATTGATTCTTGTGAATGTTTGTTGTTAATACATAGCAGGCATCGACTGCCGACAATAAACAAGAAATTCTAACCTATTCTATTGAAATGACATTTACAAATTTTCTATGAACATCTGGAGTTTGCACAGAGATAGGCAACAGAATAACAGATAggaaagaatatttatttagcCATTTAGGGTATTTAGGTTTTAACAAATACTCGTAATCTAtttaggtatatatatatatttttatagttGAGTAAAACCAC includes:
- the LOC123678340 gene encoding tectonin beta-propeller repeat-containing protein, coding for MPSSHLFGINNEGRVHTLSTTGSFWRELPYAGQEFKKLSALPHFLWAVGGDHQIYVYVHGLDIPIRVREESYENERWYPIEGFSSKLLPTDRFRFSNADGSCDRSLDKIRLPSMAWQWEGDWKIELTLDGQPLDHNGWTYAMDFPTQFHPKKQWTSCVRRRLWVRSRRYSAMNSWCAIAPLHKDATSEPFIDISVGGQSVVGAEEGTMIVWAITSLNRVMFRVGVSAKSPEGTRWSEIAVPLGNEVIQLNVGPTGLTWATLACGRAIVRVGVTRDNLQGVNWVEVRNPGTNSLKIIQLSVGTNAVWAVTQDKQVWFRKGVKGEGAGMSEDLAIGSGWIEMVGRMALISVCSNDQVFGIGADDRRVYFRTEVSQFDLTGKRWRTLTAPLQVSRASSNASLNRDKFHRSTQMLSRPSSMYESSALCDFNEQSHSAPTVPTSLPVGDLSTKFEAQPKNPKAWSPVHSVGSVVGVEARADTDESIWSSKDSCIYADDEELGWAEYEAPWSWVEAGACSVENGLIPNWFTIGNGSSIEELDQPWRKQILESLKARLPNSEEFGKYEMAVDTSSWVHTGEARVSMKKRPFLECSLQLEWLQNNGTLTVLNPDGASTMTSFSLSQITCIQNCTEPGNPRLALFIPRLVPPVVQLQFTSDNLLEEWQTHLHTACLKIHNITGKPSDSCVWAVTKLGDIFVWDPTELEKHQLREDEFYVQKYDLSGKESPIKIPLRVGCSLGSIITLSGCVGDDAERIGINLEAENTYKLKSKSFTEFENIVLHINPRFSEGCVVRNTMIDGKWGKEEKDGPMLFTKGQEFTIKIETTEDAYVISVNNEKFCTYRHRLPPQSVSHLSIWGRLQPFRLVIKSPEMIIDPYSVFWRQIGGHVRKVECCNVGVTWAIGHDQTAWVYTEGWGGGFLGNMESHNVHPMTDSQDYRLYENQRWNPVTGFASAGLPTDRPMWSDASGKQKRLKDQVKLQSKHWQWISDWMVDYHVPGGVDKDGWQYAVDFPANFHASKNFTDYVRRRRWYRRCAVSTIGPWHELGHTKLIDVSLSPVRDDMESVISVWALASGGQPIIRVGVSKKNPMGNGWEHVNSDKPLSSISCGPFDRVWATEKKGSACARLGITEDKLEGEKWATIQGPTGGELKQISVNTLGIWAVDNLGKLHVRKEVSSDNPQGTHWQAIIAGPPLLNSGTRSTCFKQVSVGRVGVWAVTDGGTIVRRLGICPSNPAGSGWDLFPTEKWHYISIQALN